The following coding sequences lie in one Numida meleagris isolate 19003 breed g44 Domestic line chromosome Z, NumMel1.0, whole genome shotgun sequence genomic window:
- the LRRC70 gene encoding leucine-rich repeat-containing protein 70, which yields MSEKAKDRDMCGLQSFPPCTGAFLHLLSGFLLLLLQKEVLGCPAVCQLCTGRQVTCRNLGLSSIPRNFPKTTILVYFSGNNISHVIPNELTGLQKLAALYMDNSSISYVHPKAFVDLPKLCYLHLNNNNIKRLDPGIFEGLSNLHYLYLQNNQIAFVPRGLFSDLLSVRYLALQGNCLSVLGSGTFLGMRNLQTLNLANNKISRISDAAFCHLENLVYLFLEGNNLTLVPSNAIGRLGNLERLSLSHNPIRSIQCFAFKGLNKLRYLSLKSVQLKHIAVNGFFGLSNLSQLILSYNYLENINSSTFTSLNSLKYLQLDRNKITSIGNGIFEKMGQSLKILNLAFNNITELQPEVLKPLVSLTHLHVNFNPWNCSCKMLGLLKWLASSPISVKILCQNPISMRGRPLHYIRWTQFANCSSLTASPEAAWNLESADIHHSPTTLLMAWHKGNSRNPFEQFIKANTKYSALWEGTGATFASPFPYGENAAGTLSQAPTILSVLPVQIPAQIIPVTRTIEAKSLFPTDAAPVSLQTSILCTQQVEKLNQAFDVLLAFFVLACAVILFLTYKIIHFRQKLKVLENSGEKRIEYYGFYQPGRYNINDAVQSLSESSVGDSELDQIRLLKRTASESQAQVILFEHSSL from the coding sequence ATGAGTGAGAAGGCCAAAGACAGGGATATGTGTGGACTACAAAGTTTTCCACCCTGCACAGGAGCATTCCTGCATCTCCTTAGcggttttcttttgttgctgctcCAGAAGGAGGTTCTTGGCTGTCCAGCTGTTtgccagctctgcacagggagGCAAGTTACCTGTCGTAACTTGGGTCTTTCAAGCATCCCTCGGAACTTCCCCAAAACTACAATTCTTGTGTACTTCAGTGGGAATAATATATCACATGTCATTCCAAATGAATTAACAGGCCTTCAGAAACTTGCTGCACTTTACATGGATAATTCCAGTATTTCATATGTACACCCAAAAGCTTTTGTGGACCTTCCTAAACTGTGCTACTTGCAtctaaataacaataatattaaaCGCCTGGATCCAGGAATTTTTGAAGGTCTTTCCAATCTTCATTATTTATACCTTCAGAATAATCAAATAGCTTTTGTTCCCAGAGGATTATTTAGTGATCTCCTTTCTGTTAGATATTTAGCACTTCAAGGAAATTGTCTCAGCGTCCTTGGAAGTGGAACTTTCTTGGGAATGAGAAATCTTCAAACACTTAACCTAGCCAATAATAAGATTTCGCGGATATCAGATGCAGCATTTTGTCATCTTGAAAATCTTGTATACTTGTTCCTTGAAGGTAATAATTTAACACTTGTGCCATCAAATGCCATTGGAAGGCTCGGAAATCTTGAAAGACTTTCTTTATCTCACAATCCTATTAGATCAATACAGTGCTTTGCATTTAAAGGACTTAACAAGCTTAGatatctgtctttaaaaagtGTACAGCTAAAACATATTGCTGTAAATGGATTTTTTGGATTAAGCAATCTTAGCCAGTTAATCTTAAGTTataattatttagaaaatataaattccAGTACTTTTACTTCTTTGAACAGTTTAAAGTATCTGCAGTTAGATCGAAATAAAATAACCAGTATTGGTAATGGTATCTTTGAAAAAATGGGACAGTCACTTAAAATTCTCAATTTAGCATTTAATAATATTACAGAATTGCAGCCTGAAGTGCTCAAGCCCTTAGTGTCTTTAACTCACCTACATGTAAATTTTAATCCTTGGAACTGTAGCTGCAAAATGCTTGGGTTACTTAAATGGCTGGCATCATCTCccatttctgttaaaattcttTGTCAGAATCCCATCAGCATGCGTGGCAGACCTTTGCATTACATCAGATGGACTCAGTTTGCAAACTGCAGTAGCCTTACCGCCAGCCCAGAAGCAGCCTGGAATCTGGAATCTGCAGATATCCATCACAGCCCTACCACTTTGCTGATGGCATGGCATAAGGGAAACAGTCGCAACCCATTTGAGCAGTTTATTAAGGCAAATACAAAGTACAGTGCTCTCTGGGAAGGAACTGGAGCTACATTTGCTAGCCCTTTCCCTTACGgagaaaatgctgctggaaCTCTTTCACAGGCACCTACAATACTGTCAGTTTTACCAGTACAAATACCAGCACAAATTATTCCTGTTACCAGAACCATAGAAGCAAAAAGTTTGTTTCCAACAGATGCTGCTCCTGTATCATTACAGACATCCATACTTTGTACACAACAGGTTGAAAAGCTGAATCAGGCCTTTGATGTTTTGCTAGCCTTTTTCGTTCTGGCTTGTGCTGTGATCTTGTTCCTAACCTACAAAATCATTCACTTTAGACAGAAACTAAAGGTGCTGGAAAACTCAGGGGAGAAGAGAATAGAATATTACGGTTTTTATCAACCTGGCAGATACAACATAAATGATGCAGTGCAGTCTCTAAGTGAGAGTTCAGTGGGAGATTCAGAACTGGACCAAATTAGGCTGCTAAAGCGAACAGCTTCTGAAAGTCAGGCACAGGTCATATTGTTTGAACATTCATCATTGTAA